Within the Accipiter gentilis chromosome 12, bAccGen1.1, whole genome shotgun sequence genome, the region TGTATGGGTGCTGCGTGTGTGCATATGTTGACAAATCAAGCCAAGGGATGCAATTTCTGCAAGCTCACCCTCTCCAGACACTTGCGCCGATGGCTCCGAGGCCCTAGAACAAACACATCATTTAAAACGAATAAAATGTACTTGCAAAAAACTTTGCGGATGTCAGCTTTATGTAAAGAGGCCACTCTCAAAGCTACCAATTTTCTCCAACAGCTGCAATCAGAACAGCTATACCTCCACCTCCTGTTATGCTCACAACCTTCAGCTGCCCCAAAACATCTTCTGCTGTGTCAGCTGCTTATAATTTCCATTGTGCATCTCATTAGTTATTCTTCTAGGCTACCCCTTCTCTGACACAGTAAACGGCTCTTTTAAAGGGTGCCATTGTCTCTAGGAACTAACCCTTCATCAGGCAGCACACTGCTCGATGGGGACTACCCTGAAGGGCCTGACTGCGATATGCCCCAGATACTAGGGAGGGGGGCGCAATTAGCGAAACTCCTTTGCACCAGCATTAATTAAATTTTGTAACCATTTCACTGGTGCCATGACGACTTGGAATAAATTTTTCCTGACaagtggttgttttttgtttttaatagatgGTCTCTTCCATGGCAGAGTCCTCCTCGTCCAGCTGAATGCAGCACCTATCTTGGTCACTGCTCCTCCAAAGGCAGTCTGCATCTTCCATCTTGGGCAGTATTGTACGATTCACAGTTTTTGCACTTCATGCCTAGGAGATGGAACTGCACTGTAGACCGGGCATTGCAGTCATTGCAAAGGATCTACACACATAGACAAGAGAGAGAGAGTCTTAAGCATCAGTAGGACACTCAACAATGTACTACAACCATGCTTCTAGCAACCACAGAACTGGTTTGCAATCTGGGGACAAAGCagaaaatatcttccttttcaAGACAGTGGGGTTGATTTAACTTTTCCATTTGTAACTACTCAGATCATGTTGTATAATCACAGGGAATTTACTGTTAGTATGGCAAGGTGACTCCTTGCGTAAGTCAGGAATAGATACGCTTTGGCTTCTTCTCCATGTAGGAAACTACCAGAGAAACCCTCAAGTGAAAACGAGAGCAGATTAACAGCAGCTAGCAACATTAACCAGTCTGCTGTGCAAGACAGGCAAGTGAGCCTTCCTCTCAAAATAGGCAGTAAAGAGAAGTATCCTGACTCCAAGAATTGGTAGGATGGGTTGTCTAAACCGTAAAAGATGCAACTAAAACATTAATGACCAGTGCCGTTTAATTCAGTGTTACCTGCAAATAGCAACCAGTTGCACAGTTCTGAGTTAacacaaagaaacaggaagaaaacagaactcTCTATGTGCTAGCCTTGCACAAATCAATAGCtgaatatttttccagaaaaccCACCATGGTTAGTCTGGAACGTGAAGCTCCAAGCTGCTAAGAACCAAATGTTCCTGGTTTTCCCTATGACAGCACCTAACACTACTGGAGAAAGCAAGATATTTCAAAAGACCAAGCCATTTCTCTGTTGTGTGAAACTACAACACTAAGAGGTTGtagttttggggttggggtttttttggagtgcAGGTGGGGGGGGTGCTTTTTTGGTGTGTTTATAAACCCAGCAGATACACACGACGTTCCTTCCTCATTCCCTAACTGTCAGGTTGACTTCTGATCCAGGACAAGTTTTTAGTGCCCTCTACTGCCAGTAACGCAAAGGCACAGACCTGCCAAGAACAGAGACATCGGCACAAGTCTCATCTCTTACCTCCACCATCATGTTCTGATACTCTGTGGGCATAGGAGTCTGTGCTACTTCGTCATCCAGCTGACGCCAGTACCTTGTCATGTCTAAAGCCGAGTGCATGCACAAAGGACACCTGTAACCtctggcagaaaggaaaaaaaaaagtctgtatcaGAAGATGGAGTGGGGCCATGAAATGAGTCCACCCAAAATTACAAGTTTCATAACATACCAGTCAAAGAGAAAGACTACGAATGGAGGAGTTCTTGCATACAGAATTAGAAATTAAAAGCCCATTATCACTTTAGGAGTTGGCTTTAAGTTATTCAATACAGGATTGGCATCACATTCTTTGCCTCTTGAAGTAATCTGTTTGGACTACAACAATATTAAGAGAAGAGATGTTTAGAAATACTTACTCCTTTAGCATGTCCTCGTAAcatgttctgaaaagaaaacacaatgagAAGTTTAGTAAGAGGAATGCAATTACTGACCGGTAACACATTTGGGCTGAACAAAGGGAAAAGGCACACAGCTATCCCCAAATCAAAGTTAAAAAACATCCCGAGTCCAAGTGAGAAAAAAGCTTCCCAGCAAAATCAGTGAGTACTTTGGCAAAAATCTGGAAACAAAGCACATCTGGTTCTATTCTAAGGTCTTCTAAGCTAACATGAAGGAACAGAGTCAATGCTGCGACAAGGAACGTGTGGTTCAAGTTTGCTGAAAAAATGGAGTGTGATGCATCACAAGGTAAGTTTAAAACAGACAGCAGTTGAATGAAGACTCAGTCCGGAGAGACCTACATCAAACACAGAGGCCATTCTCTTAGCGCACAGAGACAACAGGGGGAAAAACAAGCGAGCCAACAGAGTAATAAAAAGCTGCATCTGTTACACCAGACacaagcagaaagggaaaatggAAGGGAAACATGTAATTATTCCTCCAAAGGCACCAATGCTATATATCACATCACTTTAAAATCCCAATAGAGCCAGCAGCTTTTGTAGCACAAGAGAGCACTCCATTGTCTTGGGGGCTGTCTTAAGGAAAAAATCTAAAACTTAAATGATGAGCTGCCACCAACCTCTTAAGACCATTGTCCAACTGCTTTCTGCACCAAAGAGGGATTTCTCTACAAGATTCTTGAAATTTAAGTAGTAACAGATAGAAATTCAGCATGGAAAAATTTAGAATGAACAGTACACAGGCCCCTCTGCCACCGCCAAAAtttacagcagaaagaaaacaaccttTCTAAAGAAAGTCTTTCCTGACGAAACAGAGACTATCCCCTACCATGTGGGTCCCTGAGAAACCATCTGTAAGTAGCTGATACAAACTAACCAGGCCCACAGTGATGCTGAAAAACGCCACACACAAGGCAGAAGCTATTCCCCTTTCTCACATATATGCAATGCTTTACCTGTGAAGGAGGTGACCGCAGGGCAGAACATGAGCTCCAACACGAGAAGTATGAATATCCTGTTGTGAGGCAGATATCAGACAAAAGACAATAAAATTTAATTCAAACACAGTCAAAAAGAGAGCCACGCACAAAcccaagaaatgaaaagaagcagCTCACCTCCAAACATATTGGACAGTCCTGCCTGGAGACATTTTCAATGCACtttgcaaatacaaaataaaaaaaagttattctacTGCATGGATATCTGCATTTTTCTAAATTCTAAAATTCCTTCAGAATGGTAAGATTTCCTAAACATTACTGTTTACGTTTAGTTCTGAGAATTAACAGGTGGCTTAGCAtcttaaaaaccaaacagcttgAAAGCATACACAAGAAAAGGGCTCCCAGAACTCCCGCGGCAGCAAGCAGCCTAGCTTTTCCGATACTGCCGCCGGAACAGGAGCTCAAACTTACACACTGTTAGATCTGCAATCAACAGCTCCTTTTAAAAGGAGTGAAGGAGACCAAGATGTTTATTTCCTATAGCTTCAACTGCTAGCAAAGTGCTCTGTGTTGCCGTTAGGTGCACTTAAGAGAACCTGCTGCTCCCCCTGTCCATATGGCCTGGGATGGAGCCGAGGCACTATCAGCTATCATTtgcaagatgttttcttttttaagataaGGAGTTAACCGGTGTACTCCTACCTTGTGCTTTCCTCGCAGACTCAAGCTTAGGCACAAGTTGCATTTCGAACAGTGGAAAAAATCCTCTTTCGGACCAATCCTGAGGAGAAAAGCGTCAGCCCAAGGCCGGTTCCCTCCTCTCCGTTCCCCACCCGGGCGGGGTTAGGGGCAGGGCCCGGCCCGAGGGTCCCGCCCGCCCCTCACGTACCTGCAGATACCGCACTCGGTGCAGTGGTACTGCTTCTTGTCGCGGTCGAAGAGGTGGCAGATCCCGCAGTAATACTCGCCGAAGAGGCTGTGGCAACCCTCGCAGCGCTGCTGGGCCTGCCGCCGCACCGGGGATGAGAGAAGAACCGGGGAAACGGCCGTGAGGTGCGGGACCGAAACCCCCGCCCCGCTCCAACATGGCGGCGGCGCCCCCCCCAAAATGGCGGCGCCCCCGGCCCACCCCACCGGACCCACCTTCTGCAGAAGGCGGCAGCGGGTGCACTGCACCTCGGTCACGCGGAACCGGTCCAGCCGGTGCCCCTCCGCGCCGTCGTGGCACAGCCGGCAGGCGTACAGCTTCCCGCAGCACGGCGCCTGCGAACGGTACGACACGGCACGGCAACCCCCTCAGCGACCGCTCCCGGCAACCCCCGCCGACCGACCCTCCGCTCTGCCCCGCCACCGCCTCACCTTCAGCAGGCAGCCCCGCCGGTAATGCtcgcagccctcctcctccccgcccgccgccatgGCCGCCCACAcctcgcccggcccggccctttCGCTTCCGTTTCCGCTCCGCCGCGCTGCCGTCCCCGGGAGGCGGAGGGCCGGTTACCCGAGCGCCGGGCCCGGCTGGGCCGGCTGCGGCAGCGTTTAACGGTGCGGCTCGGCGCTGTCAGAGTAGCTCCCCCCTGCCCTTAAGCCTTGCTTGCTCCTCCCGCCGCCCCAAACCTTGCTCGCTTCCCCCTCCCTTCAGCCTTgcgtgctttttttcccctcctctccccttaaACCTTGCTTTCTCCCCCCCTTAACTTTGCGTGCTTGCTTTTTTCTCCGCCCTCCCCTTAAGCCTTGcctgcttcctcctccccaaacctTCCTTCCCCCCCTTCAATAATAAACTCAGAAATCATCTGATGCGCCATAGGGGAAGCCAGCCCACAGGTGGACAGTAAGAAGGTTTCCCCTAAATGTTTTCCAGGAGGAGGAGTTTGCTGTTTCTGAGACAAGGACCCACCACACACAGGTGTTGAGGATGAGCATCTCGGTGCTTGTGCCGGGAGGAGCACCCGGCTCCAGCTGGGGGCTGCTCCATCCGCTGGGCCTTTGGCAAATTCCCTGTAGGTCAATTTTAGGCAAGTAGCTTGGTTGCATTTGCCCACGGCTAGTTAAATGACTGCTGGGGCGAGCTGGGAATATTTGCTAAGGGTACAACTGGGCTACCCCAGAGCAGTTCAtagcagtgaagaaaaagcagggcGACAGGAACGTAACAGAGCTATTGCCAGTAGGTCAGCCGAGCTGGAAAGGTAAAGGGCACACTGGATACACAGTCAGCTAGGTGCTGTCCGGCTGCTGCTGAGAGACATTAGGAACTTGTGCTTGTAAATGGCTGCAAGAAACTTGATGTCAAGTGTTAAATAAAAACTGATTCAAAAGTCCTATTTCTAAATGCAAGTAATGCCATCAATATAAATGAGCAGATATAATACCAAGTCCAGGGAAGACTAAGCGAGCACATCTCATATTTGTAAGCACACACTAGGACCAAGAAATCTGGAATTTGATTAtccttttatttacaaattttaaCGTAAGTGTCAAAAACACAGCATAGCCACAAAGTTCTAAATATGATGACATTCATACTGTATTCTGCCACAGTACATCGATGATAAAAGCCATATAATGACAAGTTCCAAAATTAACTACACCATACAGGGGGGT harbors:
- the RCHY1 gene encoding RING finger and CHY zinc finger domain-containing protein 1 isoform X1, translating into MAAGGEEEGCEHYRRGCLLKAPCCGKLYACRLCHDGAEGHRLDRFRVTEVQCTRCRLLQKAQQRCEGCHSLFGEYYCGICHLFDRDKKQYHCTECGICRIGPKEDFFHCSKCNLCLSLSLRGKHKCIENVSRQDCPICLEDIHTSRVGAHVLPCGHLLHRTCYEDMLKEGYRCPLCMHSALDMTRYWRQLDDEVAQTPMPTEYQNMMVEILCNDCNARSTVQFHLLGMKCKNCESYNTAQDGRCRLPLEEQ
- the RCHY1 gene encoding RING finger and CHY zinc finger domain-containing protein 1 isoform X2 encodes the protein MAAGGEEEGCEHYRRGCLLKAPCCGKLYACRLCHDGAEGHRLDRFRVTEVQCTRCRLLQKAQQRCEGCHSLFGEYYCGICHLFDRDKKQYHCTECGICRIGPKEDFFHCSKCNLCLSLSLRGKHKCIENVSRQDCPICLEDIHTSRVGAHVLPCGHLLHRTCYEDMLKEGYRCPLCMHSALDMTRYWRQLDDEVAQTPMPTEYQNMMVEA